A stretch of the Planctomycetota bacterium genome encodes the following:
- a CDS encoding lipopolysaccharide kinase InaA family protein, with amino-acid sequence MASSEQHESSPATRLALRVWQTRGLDRRQLEQMLVAHRTALATGRGVLKRDARTAVTRVPCRDAWACVKEYRRSGPLDLLKELLRGSRARRAWRGAALLARKGVSAPEALAAFRHGTSAFLVTRYVEGAVPLNRLIAERFAGALSADQLQAKRRLLRQLAAWLRRVHDLGIYHDDWSAKNFLAAEQPDGWVFYLLDFESLSARKPLTRRRRAKNLAQLADLPHGVTRADKMRFLVAYAAGDRTRTRGRFPREILRLGRQRVAARQRRRRGQPS; translated from the coding sequence ATGGCCTCCTCCGAACAGCACGAGAGCTCCCCCGCGACCCGCCTCGCCCTCCGCGTGTGGCAGACGCGCGGGCTCGACCGCCGGCAACTCGAGCAGATGCTCGTCGCCCACAGAACGGCCCTGGCCACCGGCCGCGGCGTTCTGAAGCGGGACGCACGGACCGCCGTCACGCGGGTCCCCTGCCGCGATGCCTGGGCGTGTGTGAAGGAGTACCGCCGCTCGGGGCCGCTCGACCTGCTGAAGGAGCTGCTGCGCGGCTCTCGTGCGCGCCGGGCCTGGCGCGGCGCGGCGCTGCTGGCCCGCAAGGGCGTGTCGGCGCCGGAGGCGCTCGCCGCGTTTCGTCACGGCACGAGCGCCTTCCTGGTCACCCGATACGTGGAGGGAGCCGTGCCATTGAACCGGCTCATCGCCGAACGCTTCGCCGGCGCGCTCTCCGCCGACCAGCTCCAGGCCAAGCGGCGCCTGCTCCGCCAGCTTGCCGCGTGGTTGCGGAGGGTGCACGACCTGGGCATCTACCACGACGACTGGTCGGCCAAGAACTTCCTCGCGGCCGAACAGCCGGACGGGTGGGTCTTCTACCTGCTGGATTTCGAGAGTCTGTCGGCCCGCAAGCCGTTGACCCGCCGCCGCCGGGCGAAGAACCTCGCGCAACTCGCTGACCTGCCGCACGGGGTCACGCGTGCCGACAAGATGCGGTTCCTGGTCGCCTACGCCGCCGGCGATCGCACGCGGACGCGCGGCCGGTTCCCCCGGGAGATCCTGCGCCTGGGCAGGCAGCGCGTCGCAGCCCGCCAGCGTCGCCGCAGGGGCCA